The following proteins are encoded in a genomic region of Pseudorca crassidens isolate mPseCra1 chromosome 1, mPseCra1.hap1, whole genome shotgun sequence:
- the PHYH gene encoding phytanoyl-CoA dioxygenase, peroxisomal isoform X2 yields MDEDRASARLRVLLRHLGGRSAGAVIAHHTSGTVSPAGFHPQQFQYTRDNNILSLEQRKFYEENGFLVIKNLVSDADIQYFRDEFERICRMEVKPLGLMVMRDVTIAKSEYVPSEKVITKVQDFQEDKELFRYCTLPEILKYVECFTGPNIMAMHTMLINKPPDSGKKTSRHPLHQDLHYFPFRPSNSIVCAWTAMEHIDRDNGCLVVLPGTHRGPLKTHDYPQWEGGVNVMFHGIQDYDKNNDRVHLLMEKGDTVFFHPLLIHGSGRNKSQGFRKAISCHFADANCHYIDVKGTSQENIGEEVLEIASKIHGVKDVSLKWSSHYSSKFLMRK; encoded by the exons ATGGACGAGGATCGCGCCTCCGCCCGCCTGCGCGTCTTGCTGCGACACCTCGGCGGCCGCTCGGCCGGGGCCGTC ATAGCGCACCACACTTCAGGGACTGTTTCTCCTGCCGGCTTCCATCCTCAACAATTCCA gtATACTCGGGATAATAATATTCTAAGCCtagaacagagaaaattttatgaagaaaatgGATTTCTTGTCATTAAAAATTTGGTGTCTGATGCTGATATTCAATATTTTAG GGATGAGTTTGAAAGAATCTGCAGAATGGAGGTGAAACCACTGGGACTGATGGTGATGAGAGATGTGACCATTGCAAAATCAGAGTATGTGCCAAGTGAGAAAGTGATCACCAAGGTCCAAGATTTCCAAGAAGATAAGGAACTCTTCAGATACTGCACCCTCCCTGAG ATTCTGAAATATGTGGAGTGCTTCACCGGACCCAATATTATGGCCATGCATACGATGCTGATAAACAAACCTCCAGATTCTG GCAAGAAGACATCCCGTCACCCCTTGCACCAGGATCTGCACTATTTCCCCTTCAGGCCCAGCAATAGCATCGTTTGTGCCTGGACAGCCATGGAGCACATCGACCGGGACAACGGCTGTCTGGTTGTGCTCCCAGGGACACACAGAGGCCCCTTGAAGACACACGATTATCCCCAGTGGGAG GGAGGGGTTAACGTCATGTTCCACGGGATCCAGGACTATGACAAAAATAATGACCGGGTGCACCTCCTGATGGAGAAAGGAGACACCGTTTTCTTTCATCCTTTGCTCATCCATGGATCTGGTCGGAACAAAAGTCAAGGATTCCGGAAG GCAATTTCCTGCCATTTTGCGGATGCCAACTGCCACTACATCGATGTGAAGGGTACCAGTCAAGAAAACATTGGAGAGGAAGTTTTAGAGATAGCCAGTAAAATCCATGGAGTGAAAGACGTCAGCCTGAAg TGGAGCAGTCATTATAGCTCCAAGTTCTTAATGAGAAAATGA
- the PHYH gene encoding phytanoyl-CoA dioxygenase, peroxisomal isoform X1, which produces MDEDRASARLRVLLRHLGGRSAGAVIAHHTSGTVSPAGFHPQQFQYTRDNNILSLEQRKFYEENGFLVIKNLVSDADIQYFRDEFERICRMEVKPLGLMVMRDVTIAKSEYVPSEKVITKVQDFQEDKELFRYCTLPEILKYVECFTGPNIMAMHTMLINKPPDSGKKTSRHPLHQDLHYFPFRPSNSIVCAWTAMEHIDRDNGCLVVLPGTHRGPLKTHDYPQWEGGVNVMFHGIQDYDKNNDRVHLLMEKGDTVFFHPLLIHGSGRNKSQGFRKAISCHFADANCHYIDVKGTSQENIGEEVLEIASKIHGVKDVSLKDVWRFRARVVKGERINL; this is translated from the exons ATGGACGAGGATCGCGCCTCCGCCCGCCTGCGCGTCTTGCTGCGACACCTCGGCGGCCGCTCGGCCGGGGCCGTC ATAGCGCACCACACTTCAGGGACTGTTTCTCCTGCCGGCTTCCATCCTCAACAATTCCA gtATACTCGGGATAATAATATTCTAAGCCtagaacagagaaaattttatgaagaaaatgGATTTCTTGTCATTAAAAATTTGGTGTCTGATGCTGATATTCAATATTTTAG GGATGAGTTTGAAAGAATCTGCAGAATGGAGGTGAAACCACTGGGACTGATGGTGATGAGAGATGTGACCATTGCAAAATCAGAGTATGTGCCAAGTGAGAAAGTGATCACCAAGGTCCAAGATTTCCAAGAAGATAAGGAACTCTTCAGATACTGCACCCTCCCTGAG ATTCTGAAATATGTGGAGTGCTTCACCGGACCCAATATTATGGCCATGCATACGATGCTGATAAACAAACCTCCAGATTCTG GCAAGAAGACATCCCGTCACCCCTTGCACCAGGATCTGCACTATTTCCCCTTCAGGCCCAGCAATAGCATCGTTTGTGCCTGGACAGCCATGGAGCACATCGACCGGGACAACGGCTGTCTGGTTGTGCTCCCAGGGACACACAGAGGCCCCTTGAAGACACACGATTATCCCCAGTGGGAG GGAGGGGTTAACGTCATGTTCCACGGGATCCAGGACTATGACAAAAATAATGACCGGGTGCACCTCCTGATGGAGAAAGGAGACACCGTTTTCTTTCATCCTTTGCTCATCCATGGATCTGGTCGGAACAAAAGTCAAGGATTCCGGAAG GCAATTTCCTGCCATTTTGCGGATGCCAACTGCCACTACATCGATGTGAAGGGTACCAGTCAAGAAAACATTGGAGAGGAAGTTTTAGAGATAGCCAGTAAAATCCATGGAGTGAAAGACGTCAGCCTGAAg GATGTTTGGAGATTTCGAGCACGCGTCGTGAAAGGAGAAAGAATCAACCTTTGA